One window from the genome of Crassostrea angulata isolate pt1a10 chromosome 2, ASM2561291v2, whole genome shotgun sequence encodes:
- the LOC128171804 gene encoding 2'-deoxynucleoside 5'-phosphate N-hydrolase 1-like — MTERHTMYLAGSITGGRKYADLYQRIVEKLKTYGNVLTEHVANPTVEADEDDAGLTDVFIHNRDMDWLYECDVIVAEVTQKSLGVGYEIGRAVALNP, encoded by the exons ATGACTGAAAGACATACAATGTACTTAGCCGGGAGTATCACTGGAGGGAGAAAGTATGCTGATTTATATCAACGAATTGTTGAAAAGTTAAAGACATACGGCAACGTTTTGACGGAACATGTGGCAAACCCAACAGTTGAAGccg ATGAAGACGACGCGGGATTAACTGACGTTTTCATACATAATAGGGACATGGACTGGCTATATGAATGTGACG TCATTGTTGCTGAAGTAACACAGAAGTCTTTAGGAGTGGGATACGAGATTGGAAGAGCGGTTGCTCTCAACCCCTAA
- the LOC128171763 gene encoding cytochrome P450 3A4-like isoform X1 produces MDMLGKLYFNDWILVCTSLCMLAYLYSRWKHSLFRKYGIPGPLPTPFVGISPKYRRTGVALTDHELARTYGDIVGVYMGHRPLLLVSNPDTIKAIMVKEFSRTPNRPKTFLPRNEMKYSLLNADDDQWRFLRNTLLPTFSSGKMRMMEPLFKAKYEQLLDNLTERVKTGKPVDFKDVFGSYTLDVIASTGFGMDIDSQKNPDNDFVKYTKKFLNISFTPILILILIFPKIDTLLYWLGMSPFNRLEILSFFRRVVKRAVDQRMEDSKKPVDLLQLMLNAHHDTGVDESENIHSYEGDENQWKTRSLTMDEIVGNSILFLLVGYDTTSNALAFTAYNLATHPDCQEKLIEEIDAILGKEPPNYDNVQNLEYIERVFCETLRLYPSACRTHRLAERDIVIEEYTVPKGTDISFPIYSIHRDPRFWENPTRFDPERFTPENKAKRHPYAYLPFGHGPRSCIGMRLAQVEMRLAIVSILQHYRFKTCEETEIPLKLSKANLLKPENGVKLLLESRS; encoded by the exons ATGGACATGTTGGGCAAATTGTATTTCAACGACTGGATATTAGTTTGTACTTCGCTGTGTATGTTAGCATATCT GTATTCCAGATGGAAGCACAGTTTGTTTCGGAAGTACGGAATTCCCGGTCCCTTGCCAACACCATTCGTAGGAATTTCACCAAAATACAGAAGGACG GGCGTTGCTCTTACAGACCACGAACTTGCAAGGACGTATGGTGATATAGTGGG AGTATATATGGGTCACCGCCCCCTGTTGCTAGTCTCCAACCCTGACACAATCAAAGCCATTATGGTGAAAGAGTTCTCAAGAACACCAAACCGACCT AAGACATTCTTACcgagaaatgaaatgaaatattcacTCCTAAATGCCGACGATGACCAATGGCGGTTCCTTAGAAACACTCTTCTACCGACATTCTCTTCCGGCAAAATGAGAATG ATGGAGCCGTTGTTTAAAGCCAAATATGAACAACTGTTAGATAACTTGACGGAAAGGGTCAAAACAGGAAAACCAGTAGACTTCAAAGA TGTTTTTGGCTCTTATACATTAGATGTCATCGCCTCAACTGGTTTTGGAATGGATATCGACTCTCAAAAAaatccggacaatgattttgtCAAATATACCAAGAAATTCTTAAACATTTCCTTTACTCCGATTTTGATACTTATTC TgatatttccaaaaattgatACCTTGCTATACTGGCTTGGAATGTCACCTTTCAATCGACTGGAGATTCTGTCATTCTTCCGGCGTGTTGTCAAGCGAGCTGTCGATCAAAGAATGGAAGACAGCAAG AAACCCGTGGACCTGCTTCAGTTGATGTTAAATGCACATCATGACACGGGCGTCGATGAGTCCGAAAACATTCATAGCTACGAAGGAGATGAAAACCAATGGAAAACGAGAA GCCTTACTATGGATGAGATTGTGGGTAATTCTATTCTTTTTCTGTTGGTGGGATACGACACAACGTCCAATGCCTTGGCCTTTACTGCTTACAATCTGGCCACTCACCCCGACTGTCAAGAAAAACTCATCGAAGAAATAGACGCCATTCTGGGCAAG GAACCACCTAATTACGACAATGTCCAGAATCTGGAGTACATAGAGAGAGTTTTCTGTGAGACTCTGAGGCTTTATCCGTCAGCATGCAG GACTCATAGACTTGCAGAAAGGGATATTGTGATTGAAGAATACACTGTTCCCAAAGGTACGGACATCTCCTTTCCAATCTACAGTATCCACAGGGACCCACGGTTCTGGGAAAATCCGACCAGATTTGATCCTGAAAG atttactcCGGAAAACAAGGCTAAGCGGCACCCATACGCTTATTTACCCTTTGGACATGGTCCCCGTAGCTGTATAGGCATGCGCCTAGCTCAGGTCGAGATGCGGTTAGCGATTGTCTCCATTCTACAACACTACAGATTCAAAACGTGTGAAGAGACAGAA ATTCCTTTGAAGCTTTCCAAAGCAAACCTTCTGAAGCCAGAAAACGGCGTCAAACTGTTGTTGGAGTCACGAAGCTAA
- the LOC128171763 gene encoding cytochrome P450 3A4-like isoform X2 — MGHRPLLLVSNPDTIKAIMVKEFSRTPNRPKTFLPRNEMKYSLLNADDDQWRFLRNTLLPTFSSGKMRMMEPLFKAKYEQLLDNLTERVKTGKPVDFKDVFGSYTLDVIASTGFGMDIDSQKNPDNDFVKYTKKFLNISFTPILILILIFPKIDTLLYWLGMSPFNRLEILSFFRRVVKRAVDQRMEDSKKPVDLLQLMLNAHHDTGVDESENIHSYEGDENQWKTRSLTMDEIVGNSILFLLVGYDTTSNALAFTAYNLATHPDCQEKLIEEIDAILGKEPPNYDNVQNLEYIERVFCETLRLYPSACRTHRLAERDIVIEEYTVPKGTDISFPIYSIHRDPRFWENPTRFDPERFTPENKAKRHPYAYLPFGHGPRSCIGMRLAQVEMRLAIVSILQHYRFKTCEETEIPLKLSKANLLKPENGVKLLLESRS, encoded by the exons ATGGGTCACCGCCCCCTGTTGCTAGTCTCCAACCCTGACACAATCAAAGCCATTATGGTGAAAGAGTTCTCAAGAACACCAAACCGACCT AAGACATTCTTACcgagaaatgaaatgaaatattcacTCCTAAATGCCGACGATGACCAATGGCGGTTCCTTAGAAACACTCTTCTACCGACATTCTCTTCCGGCAAAATGAGAATG ATGGAGCCGTTGTTTAAAGCCAAATATGAACAACTGTTAGATAACTTGACGGAAAGGGTCAAAACAGGAAAACCAGTAGACTTCAAAGA TGTTTTTGGCTCTTATACATTAGATGTCATCGCCTCAACTGGTTTTGGAATGGATATCGACTCTCAAAAAaatccggacaatgattttgtCAAATATACCAAGAAATTCTTAAACATTTCCTTTACTCCGATTTTGATACTTATTC TgatatttccaaaaattgatACCTTGCTATACTGGCTTGGAATGTCACCTTTCAATCGACTGGAGATTCTGTCATTCTTCCGGCGTGTTGTCAAGCGAGCTGTCGATCAAAGAATGGAAGACAGCAAG AAACCCGTGGACCTGCTTCAGTTGATGTTAAATGCACATCATGACACGGGCGTCGATGAGTCCGAAAACATTCATAGCTACGAAGGAGATGAAAACCAATGGAAAACGAGAA GCCTTACTATGGATGAGATTGTGGGTAATTCTATTCTTTTTCTGTTGGTGGGATACGACACAACGTCCAATGCCTTGGCCTTTACTGCTTACAATCTGGCCACTCACCCCGACTGTCAAGAAAAACTCATCGAAGAAATAGACGCCATTCTGGGCAAG GAACCACCTAATTACGACAATGTCCAGAATCTGGAGTACATAGAGAGAGTTTTCTGTGAGACTCTGAGGCTTTATCCGTCAGCATGCAG GACTCATAGACTTGCAGAAAGGGATATTGTGATTGAAGAATACACTGTTCCCAAAGGTACGGACATCTCCTTTCCAATCTACAGTATCCACAGGGACCCACGGTTCTGGGAAAATCCGACCAGATTTGATCCTGAAAG atttactcCGGAAAACAAGGCTAAGCGGCACCCATACGCTTATTTACCCTTTGGACATGGTCCCCGTAGCTGTATAGGCATGCGCCTAGCTCAGGTCGAGATGCGGTTAGCGATTGTCTCCATTCTACAACACTACAGATTCAAAACGTGTGAAGAGACAGAA ATTCCTTTGAAGCTTTCCAAAGCAAACCTTCTGAAGCCAGAAAACGGCGTCAAACTGTTGTTGGAGTCACGAAGCTAA